The Propionispora vibrioides region ACACACGTGCTGTTGCTTAACCAATTGATCGTTTTACTTCTATATCGCCTATTGCTTCCGAAGCTCAAAGTTCCATCTATCTTACAATCAAGGAATGACATTGTAATTGCCTCCATACTCTTAAGTCCACTACATTGCAAAAGCCGGCAATCCAGAGCCTACCTTACTCAAGTATTTTCCTCCCTAAATTCTTCGACGAAGAACTGTTTCTATATTATAACCAGAGCCTTAACTAGATTAGTATGATAGCTAAGGCTCTAATTCGATAACTTACTTATTTTTCCTTTATAATCGGCATGGTAATGTTACCCTTCTCATATTCGCGATGCCAGTATTTATGCGGAAACTGGATCGAAAAGGCAATCAGGATTATATCTAAAGGCCAACCAAGTATTGCCCGTATCGTAAATGCAAGGCCTATATCAAGCTCCGGCGCAACATACAGATAAAACAAGCCTTTTGCAATATATGTGATCCCCCATGCAGCCGTTACCAATCTCCAACAGTTTCGATAATACTTAGTCTCTTTAAATTCCTCCGTAAAATTGGTCGTTTTCGATTCTTCCACCATTATTTCGATAAAAGTTTTCTTGAAAGCCAAGGTTGCCATGACAAGAATTCCATAAATTTCACTCCGTATAGCTAAAGAAAGCCAGTACAAGCTACTTGAAACGTAAAACATGATAAACTCAACTACCGTAAAAACAATGGTCATCAAAGCAAATATGGATACCTTTTTATGCCGGACACTTTCCCAAATCACTCTCATTATGCTCCATACTCCTGCGAAAAATATGCCGGCAAGAGGCTTTTCATAATTGGCTAAAACAGAATAGCACAGGATGGGAATGGCCATGTCAATAAGCAGCGTTCGCACAGGAAAATGCCGGAAAAGCACAATATACCACGGTGATCCTGCGATGTTTTTATCTGTTGAAATAATAAATCTCCCCTTCAAAATCCCTCTTTGCTTTTTATTTATTTGTTATTCAAAACAGTGTCAAAATAGCTATTTGCTTTTTGAATATATACTTCATCAGGAATAAAGTTCTGTTCCAATAACCGTTTGGTTTCTTCAGACACACTTTGGCCTAAAGCAATCGCCCGGCCCGCGTTTTCCAGGTTTCTTAGATAACCGGTAATAATCGGACGTAGTTCGTCAGTATTGATACTTAAAAGACCGCCCTGGGCGGCGTAGAATTCTCCGAGTACTTCTGTCTTCATGTTAAGCGCCGCTCTTTTGATCCAGTGGGATATCACCTGGAAATGGGATCTTTCCGAAAAACCGCAATTAGATATCATGACAAGCTTCGGTGAGGGTGCGTCTATTCTTTTCAAGTGCCGGCATTCTCCATTCGAACCCTTTTCAAAATGAGGATCACCTTTGACGATCATGCGATCCATAAAATCTTTCAGCATACCGGAAATATTATCAAAATAAAGAGGAGTAGCCAGCACAAAAATGTCTACACCTTCGCAAAGAGCCAATATTTCAGCCATAGCATCCTTTATCACACATTGGCCAGGGGTGCTAAGCCAGCAGGAAAAGCAGCCTCTGCAGTGCTTTACATCCTTTTCCGCTAAAAAGACGTTTACCGTTTCGGCCCCTGCCGCTTGTGCTCCCTTTAAAAAAGCACCGACCATCACATTGGTATTGCTGGCCTTACCTTTGGGGCTGCCGTTGATAGCTACGATTTTATTCACTTGACTTCCCCCTCGCCGTCTCAATTTTATTATTAAACCATAAACTAAAACCTCTATTCCTTGTTCCGCTTTATTTCCTCTACCAAATCCAGGCATTCCTGTGCCCACTCAATGGATGCTTCCGTTGTTTTTACGCCTCTTCTAAGTGTCATATACCAAAAAACAGCATCAGGATCGCCTTTTTTTCGTTGCTCCTTAATCCGGGCTTCCGTCTCTCTATACGAGTTAAGCTGATCTTGCCGTTTACGTATAAAGCGCCGGAGCTCATATGCCAAATCGGCTGGATCAATATGCGAGGCAAAAAAAATCCGCGCCAAAAAATCACTTCGTCCCGCTTCTTCCATGGTTTCGGGAAACTCCTGCAGCCAGCGCTTAAATACTTCCGTACCCTCCTGCGTAACGGAGTAGATTTTTTTATCAGGCTTACCTTCCTGCGGCTCGATGATGGAGGTTACCCAGCCTTTTTCCTCCATGGAACTAAGTTCACGATAAATCTGGCTCATATGGGCATTCCAAAAATGATTGATTGAGGATTCAAATAGTTGTTTGAGTTGGTACCCTGTCATAGGCTTAAAGGATAATAAGCCCAATAGGGTGTGATTTAAAGCCATATCATGCCCTCCATAACTGGAATTAATTTCATTTTCATATTAGCAAAGTTATATATAATTTGTCAACTATATTTCACAGGACAAAGTATAAAAAATTATACGTTCAGGAACATGCGTAAAATATCCGCCAAACAGACGTCTCAAACTGAAAACAAGAAGAGAACAGTGGACCTTACACGAAAGCATAAGGTCCACTGTTCTCTTTAATCTGAATATCTATGCCATAAAACAAGCTGGTTCCAAGGATGTATTCTCAAAATCAGTGGAATGATCCATGACCATTAATTTTAGGCTAAACGAGGCAAAAATTCGAAGAAATAATGCCGTTAGTGAATGTTTCTGCTAAGCTAAAAACACGCCCTAGTGATTAATTTATTTAAAGATTTAATAGCCGGGCAATATTTCCACCCAAAACCTCTTGTAAAACCTGCTTATCGGGAACAATCTGTTCTAATATGCTACGGGCGACAAGCGGTGAGGCGTAGGGAGCGTCTGAACTAAAGAGGGTACGCTCAGGATATTCCTGAATAGCAAAGGCTGGGGCCACGGTCGTAAAAGTTGCCGACAAATCAAGATAAACATTGGGCAGTTCCCGCACTGCTTTCAATGTATCCAACCAGTTTACTCCCCCTAAATGTCCCACTATCAAAGGTATTGCCGGATACTTAGCAGCTAAACCAAGAAGCACCTTGATATCGGCAAAACTCAATGGGAAAAAGGTATGAACCCAAAGAGGAAGGTCACCGGCTTCATGGGATGCCTGAAACAGCGGTTCTAATTTTCCGGCTTGCCCGGTACCTGGCGCAAGTTCACCAATTCCCTTAAAATGATTCGCTAAAATATATCGTTCGATCCACTCCAAATTCTCGTCATAAGACAGTCCCAAAGGAATGGGTCCAAAGCCAATATATTTCTCAGGGTTGTTCTTTACTATCTGCACCAGCTCCGTCGTTGACGCGATTCTTTCTTGAACCGGATTTTTCCTTCCGTTTAAAATATCATATAAATTTTTCAATTCAGTTGCAAACTCATCTATGTCTCTTGCCGTTTCCGGATGAATTGTCGTAGCAAACAAGATAGTGCGTTCTATGCCTGCCTGTTTCATCATTTCTATTTGCCTCTCCTGCGGCAGCATGACATGCGCATGACTATCAATAATCATAAAAAGGCCCCCTTCTTAATTCTGTTCAAGTTCCTGAATGCGCTCCTCCAGTCGGAATTGTATCTGCTGCAACACGGCCATCTGTTTATTTACTTCTTCCAGCTTTGTTTTATAGAGCTGATAGGCTGCCTGGCATAACGGCCTGTTTGAAAACGAAGTTGGGCAGTCAATAATGCCGGCAATATCCTCTGTCGTTAGTCCCAGACTCAAATATAGCTGAATGGTTTTTACCTTTTGAACCGATGTTTCATCATAATCACGATAACCATTGTCAAGTCTGTTCGCTTGAATCAAATGTTTAGTTTCATAATATCGCAATGACCTGATGCTTGCCCCTGTTTTTAAAGCCAACGCCTTGATAAGCATCATTTGTCCACCCCCGCTTTTATTATAAACTATGACATCCATGTTATAGTCAATCAATAATTAATCACTAAAACCCGTGCTTTACTAAAAAAACTACTCAATTTAAAACCCACCTGGATTGAGATTCAAAGAATCACCCTTTTACTGGTAAAGAAAAATAAAAGAAAAGAGTCAACGGGTAAAATCCGTTGGCTCTTCTACAGTTTAAGCCAATCTTATATTCATCCTATCCACATATTCTTCAGGATGAATAAGCTCCATCTGGAGTTTCAGCTTGGTATCATCAGCTATTTTATTATTGTTTACAATTTCAAAGCCGGACTGCTTTACATAGCCTAAATATTCATCTACGACCGCTTTTAGTTCTGGGTTACTCGTTTTTAGCAGTTTACCACTATTTCTATAAATCTCCAATATGGGATTACACGGCTTGAATACTGCTTTTATCGTCTCAAAATTGTTTTCGCCAGGAAATCCACAATTCGCAATAACAACTGCATCGGGAAACTTGGTTCTGACTTCCATATCATAATGCTCTTCAGTTTGGGTCGCCACAGGACGTCTTAAAGGAATAAGGCGATCCACAAAATTTTTCAGAGCTGCCGTCATATTCCAAGTGTATACCGGTGTAGCATAACAAATTATATCGGATGACATATATTTTTCCAGCAGTTCTGCCATCCCATCGTTAAAAACACACTGTCCAGGCGTTTTAAACCAGCAAGAAAAACATCCGTTACAGTGATTAATATCCTTGTTTATTAAAAAAACATTGTCTACAGCAGCTCCCGCTAATTTAGCACCCTCCAGAAATTTTTGCACGATAATATTGGTGGTACTTTGCTCTGCGCGGGGACTGCCATTAAATACTGTTATTTTCATCGCTTTCACCTCTTCTTATTTCTAGTACCTCATCTGCATTAAAAACTCTGCTATTTTTGCGGTCTTTTTCCGCACTGCTTCGTTGTCGTCCCCTTACAGATTCTCGATCTGTGCGGCTCCTCCGCCTCGCATTGCAAAAAAATCCTCGCAAAAATAACTATCGTTTTAACGCAGATGAGGTACTAGTAGTTATCGCCCTAAAGCTCGACTCTCTCCATCAAGTAAACAATCCAATCCTGCACAGATTTAGTTTAGAGTATATTGGCATTACTATCAATAAACGAGCCGTAGAGTGCAAAAAACAAGGATAGTTTAACCAACTATCGCTGTTAAGCTATCCTTTTGTTTTTCAATATAGATATCGCTCTAAAAAACATCCTCAGTATAACAACTCTCACTTTCCATATACAATCCTATAAAGATCGTATTTTTTTCGCTTTTTCGGTCAATATGGAAAATGCCTGCGCGCCAAACTATTTACTCATTCATATTCCGAAACCTGCCATTGAAACCGGCATGAAGCCCACAAACAATTATAATGAATATTTTATAAAAATAAGCAAGAAATGATATATACTTAAAGAAAAGGCTAACTTACTTCTATGAAAGGTATTTATTGCTTATGAGAAAATGGTATGCCGATGAAGAGCTCATAAAAAATTCAGCAGAATGCGATGAAGCCTTCTGCCATCATGATAAAAACCAATTAGCTAAGTTAGTCAGTCTTTGCTGGGAAAAAGGCCATGATGAAAGCAGAGAACCTATCGTCCGGGCAAAATATCTTTACAATAGCTTTACCTGTTTAAATTACTGGATTTCTCTGTCGATTCAAACGGATATCGAATTAAAAACCTGCCCCACACATACCATGGGACTCAGAAAATATGAAGCAGAATATGAAAAGTGTTTTTATCTTTTCCGTACATCCTATACCCTTTGCCAATCTACCTATACGAATATTTATGCCCATGATGACGAAACGGAAATTGCTTATTTTAAGGGATTCTACTATAGTCTGATCGTAAACTATTCTAACTTACTATC contains the following coding sequences:
- a CDS encoding PadR family transcriptional regulator; the encoded protein is MALNHTLLGLLSFKPMTGYQLKQLFESSINHFWNAHMSQIYRELSSMEEKGWVTSIIEPQEGKPDKKIYSVTQEGTEVFKRWLQEFPETMEEAGRSDFLARIFFASHIDPADLAYELRRFIRKRQDQLNSYRETEARIKEQRKKGDPDAVFWYMTLRRGVKTTEASIEWAQECLDLVEEIKRNKE
- a CDS encoding amidohydrolase family protein; translation: MIIDSHAHVMLPQERQIEMMKQAGIERTILFATTIHPETARDIDEFATELKNLYDILNGRKNPVQERIASTTELVQIVKNNPEKYIGFGPIPLGLSYDENLEWIERYILANHFKGIGELAPGTGQAGKLEPLFQASHEAGDLPLWVHTFFPLSFADIKVLLGLAAKYPAIPLIVGHLGGVNWLDTLKAVRELPNVYLDLSATFTTVAPAFAIQEYPERTLFSSDAPYASPLVARSILEQIVPDKQVLQEVLGGNIARLLNL
- a CDS encoding flavodoxin family protein, yielding MKITVFNGSPRAEQSTTNIIVQKFLEGAKLAGAAVDNVFLINKDINHCNGCFSCWFKTPGQCVFNDGMAELLEKYMSSDIICYATPVYTWNMTAALKNFVDRLIPLRRPVATQTEEHYDMEVRTKFPDAVVIANCGFPGENNFETIKAVFKPCNPILEIYRNSGKLLKTSNPELKAVVDEYLGYVKQSGFEIVNNNKIADDTKLKLQMELIHPEEYVDRMNIRLA
- a CDS encoding MerR family transcriptional regulator, whose translation is MMLIKALALKTGASIRSLRYYETKHLIQANRLDNGYRDYDETSVQKVKTIQLYLSLGLTTEDIAGIIDCPTSFSNRPLCQAAYQLYKTKLEEVNKQMAVLQQIQFRLEERIQELEQN
- a CDS encoding flavodoxin family protein — encoded protein: MGTGMPGFGRGNKAEQGIEVLVYGLIIKLRRRGGSQVNKIVAINGSPKGKASNTNVMVGAFLKGAQAAGAETVNVFLAEKDVKHCRGCFSCWLSTPGQCVIKDAMAEILALCEGVDIFVLATPLYFDNISGMLKDFMDRMIVKGDPHFEKGSNGECRHLKRIDAPSPKLVMISNCGFSERSHFQVISHWIKRAALNMKTEVLGEFYAAQGGLLSINTDELRPIITGYLRNLENAGRAIALGQSVSEETKRLLEQNFIPDEVYIQKANSYFDTVLNNK
- a CDS encoding VC0807 family protein, whose amino-acid sequence is MKGRFIISTDKNIAGSPWYIVLFRHFPVRTLLIDMAIPILCYSVLANYEKPLAGIFFAGVWSIMRVIWESVRHKKVSIFALMTIVFTVVEFIMFYVSSSLYWLSLAIRSEIYGILVMATLAFKKTFIEIMVEESKTTNFTEEFKETKYYRNCWRLVTAAWGITYIAKGLFYLYVAPELDIGLAFTIRAILGWPLDIILIAFSIQFPHKYWHREYEKGNITMPIIKEK